The genomic interval TCAATCACGGCCCATGAACTGGCTGAGAAAAATCAGAGTGTTTATCTGGGGAGAGTACAAGAGCAcggccgaggaggagcaccTGTTGCGCAAGATTGACTGGTTTGTGCTCTCCTTCTGCTGTCTCATGTACTTTACCAACTATCTGGATCGAGCCAATTTGTCCAATGCCTTTGTTTCGGGCATGCGAGAGGATCTCCAAATGTACGGCCGAGAGCTCAACATCGCCAACACGCTCTTCACTGTGGGATACACGGTGGGTATGATCCCCAACAACCTGGCTCTTCAGGTGTTCAAGCCCCGGTACTACTTTCCCTTCTGCACCATGGCCTGGGGCCTATTGACTCTGGGCACCTATGCTGTGACCACATACAAGCAGATCTATGCCATTCGTTTCTTCCAGGGCTTTTTTGAAGCGTCTACGTTTGTGGGCACCCATTTCATCCTGGGATCGTGGTACAGTGGTAAGGAGTTGGCGAAGCGAACCGCCATCTTCACATCATCAGGGCTCATTGGCACACTCTTCTCTGGTTTTCTGCAAAGTGCAGTGTTCAAAGGACTCAGTGGGAAAGGAGGACTAGCCGGCTGGAGATGGCTGTTCATTATCGACGCCATCATCACGTTTCCCGTGGCTCTCTATGGCTTTATTTTCTTTCCAGATACACCAGCGACGACACAGGCCTTTTAtttcgacgagaaggagcgCCAGATGTCTGTCATGCGACTCCCGCCACGCCCAGACACAAAACTAGACTGGACAGTTGTCAAACGGGTGCTTGGACGATGGCACTTTTACATGTTTGGGCTGCTATGGGGCATTGCGGGCGAGGTGgagtctcctccagccaaCAACCTGTTTGGACAGTATCTCAAGGCTTCCGGGTGGAGTGTTATTGAGAGTAACAGGTACCCGATGGGCGTTTCTGGAGTCGGAGTGGTGGCTACTGTAGTGGCTGCCTCGTACGTGGATCAAACAGGCAAACACTGGCACGTGGGGGTAGCTGCCGGCCTAGTGGGGATCGTTAGCACGgttctggtgctggtgaaCCGTACCCCGACCGTCTTTGCAGGCTACTATCTGTGTGGATGTGTCTACATGGTACAGGCAGCGTTTTTCGCCTGGGCCAACGTGGTGACAGCCAACGACAAGGAAGAGAGATCGGTGGTGCTCGCCTCTATGAACATGATCTCCAACGCCACCAACGCGTGGTGGATGGTGGTTTTCTATGGAGCCGACACCGCGCCCGAGTTCCGTCTGGGTATGTGGGCCATGCTGGCCGTTAGTATAGCTCTGATCGGCTGGGTTTCTCTAGTTCGATGGTTGCAGCTGAGAGAAGACAAGCGGGTGGACTTGCACGGCAGTGGAGACGAATCGACAAGTACAGACTGCGGCGATCACGAGGAATACGGCTCCAAGGCGACACGTCTCGACTCGCTGCCGCCGGCGGTGCGCTgccggtcacgtgacgtgtCCGCCTTCTAGTCTACGAGCAGTGGGGGTTGATGCTGGGTTCCCATGCGTCCATGTCTACTGTCCCATTGTTGGACTGTTTACCCACCCACTCACCCACCTTGCGCACCTGACTACCCCACACAACTCTAAAGAGTCTCTCATCTTGGAAGCAACTTAGGGTTGGCGGGTGAAGCTCCAGCCTTGTCATTTATTTgcagtactcgtacagtcAAGGTGAGCCAGAGCATATCCGTGTATATAGTTATTTATTACCATGATTGAACAACAGAACATAGAAGCGACCATTACTTGCACTTATACTGGTACttatgtactggtactggtactggtacctggtactggtacatactgtacagtagcaatTGTGCGGATTCCGAATCGGGCGGAGCAATCACAACCACGAGCAAATCCACAAGGCAAGACAATTTCCGCCTTCCAAATCAACCCCAAGGTATGTACTTGCAAGGAGGCCCGTATTGTACGACTTGTATCTCTCGTTCAGTACACTCGTACTCACGGTACCCCTCACCTAGCCCGCCGCCTCCCAGACCAAACTTTGGCCACTATTATCAACACCCCTCTTTGGCCTGGTCTATGTTTCTGACGGTGGTGGATTGGGTGTGGTTGAGGCTTGGGAGcagcttttttttttgttttttggaATGGCCAGTGTCcatgtacgatactgtactgaatGTGTATACTTGAATCAAACTAAGGAGCAagtggtggaagaagggcaagTGGGTGGTGCAGACCTGTGGGGTGGTGCAGGGTTGAGAAGCAGTGAAGGGGAAGAGAGATTCGTACGTACAAGGCTGCAATTGCCACCTCGGGCTAGACAAGCCGCCTGGTCTCACGCCTGCACTAATGTTAGCGTGCGGGTCCAAGCAGATAAATACGTGCGATGCTGTCGGGCGACCGTGACGCTCCACGCCGCATCTGTAACCCTTTGGAGTGCTCTTTTTTAGGTCCCAGGGGTGCTGCTCACACACCCGCTTGACACCCTCTATCGACCCTACTCCCAGACACTCTTGCCTCGCCCCACTCCAAACTCAGTCACGCAAGCTAATTTGGACATTGGACCACATCTCAAAAAAGTGTCAAAACTTAGAGTCTACATCCCACTGACACGGAGTGTCAGGAATCCTCATTCAAACAGACAGCCAGACAGCTAGAAAGAAGCAGACAAGAGAAGCAGCCCGAGATAGATTTCAGCTCCACCTCGCCTGCATCACTCAACCACCTCGTTGCTGACTCATACACCACTCTAAACCTCCCACCAACCAAGACTGACTCTACTCACTACACCACCACTACACCGCACCATGGAAGACGACTCTGCGGTAGCCATGGACGACAAACAGTTCGAGGAGGCCCTGCCACCATCGCTCAGAAGCGGAGGGCTCTCGGCCGTGTCCTCTAGAAGGCCCTCGTACGTGTCTGAGTTTTCCTCTCGCCCAAAGCTCGGCTCTCAACAGAGCTTTGAGCGCACCCCCATGGACTTTTTGGGCTGGCAGAGCCAGAACGGCTCAGcccacaacaacaacaacaacaacaacaacaacaacaccgcCAACACCAACGCTTCCACTGCCACCGCCAACAACGTCGGCACCCCTGTGACCTCCCATGCAGACGCCTTTGCCGAGCCTCTCACGTCCACCTCGTCGTACCCGTTTGTGGCAAAACCGGCCTTCGATGTCGACCGATGGCTCGACGAAAAGGGCGAGGGCAACCAGCAGCGTCCCCGCGCAGACTCCAAGACAGGCCTCTTCCCCCAGGGCTGGAACATTTGGGCCCACGGCGACAAGGACTCGCCCTCCGGCAAGGGCCACGCACACACCAACTCATCGGACCTGGCACCCATCGGTACGGGCTCTCCACAGAGCGTGCATCCCGTGCTTGCCCGAACCAAGTTCCAGCGGTCGCTGTCTGTGTCCCTGTCTCGTGACGACGACGCCGACGTGCTGGCCGAACAGGTACAGCGAATGAACCTGCAGCAACGCCAGCAGTTTGATCGGCCCTTTGGCAAGGTCTGGCAcgaccagcagcagcagcagaactCTCCGCAGCAACACTCCCCGCAACAGTCCCAAAAGAGTGCGGCGCTGCCACCACacatgcagcagcagcagcccgAGTCGCGACGACATTCGTATGCGGCCCCCGGAGTGCAGACCGTCTCTGCCGGAGTGCCTCATAATCTATCGCAGTCCGACGCACAGGACAACTCGGCGCTGCTGACGCACATCCAACAGGCCGAGACGGGCCGGGACGTGGAGTCGTACTTTGACGACAAGCCCCGCGACAAGGACCTGGCgcaggagctgctgcagaaggagctggagcagcgGGAGCGTGACCACGTCAAGGACGCCATGCCTTCGCGAAAGCTCTATCTGGTGAGATTCAAGGGCGGCCGGACCGACGTGTTTTTCGTGCCAGAGGCGTCCAATCTGGTGGTCAAGACCGGCGATCTGGTCATTGTGGACGCAGATCGCGGCCGCGACCTAGGTAAGGTGACTCGCGACAATGTCACGTCCGAGGAGGCCACCCAGATGAAGCTCAAGcaacagcaggagcagatggCCGTGTTGCAGCAGACAACCGAGCCAGACGCAAACTCGCTGCCCGCAAACTCGTCGCTGGTGGTGCCCAAGCAGATTCTGCGGTTTGCTCAGGCAAACGAGATCCAGCAACTGCAGTCCAAAAAGATGGACGAGGACAAGGCGCTCAAGCTGTGTAACCTCAAGGTGTCCGAGCGGGGTCTCAACATGAAGATCCTCAATGCCGAGTACCAGTGGGACCGCCGAAAGCTGACCTTCTTCTACTACTCGGACTCCCGAATCGACTTCCGAGATCTGGTGCGCGAGCTGTTCCGGGTGTACAAGACGCGAATCTGGATGTGTGCGGTCAACCCCAATTCCACCACTTCTTTCAGTCCTGGAATCAGCGAGGTGGCCATTCACACGGACGACAAGCAGTCTAAGCAGACCCAGCAGACTCAGCACAACCAACAcaaccagcaccagcagacccagcagcagcatcagcagcatcagcagcagtcgAAAACCCCcgtccagcaccagcaaCCACAGGGCCAGTCTCCACATGTCAGCCACCAGGCCGGGTTCCAGGGCTCTCCTAGTCGTCAGCTGAACGGACATGCACATGGTGCTACTCACGGACACCCACAGACCGGCCAGCCTGGCCATCCACAGCCTGGTCAAGCCCCCTTCTCTTATCAAGGACCCCCCGGGGGCCCATGGGActaccagtacatgtacGAGCAACGACCTTCGTATCTTGTTAACGGAATGTACACTCAGGGCTATCCCAACTACAACTATGGCGGATTCCAGTAAATGCGAATCGCCACGGTGGTAACATGTTTGATTATTTATGTTAGAATATTAGAGATGAGCTAGAATATAAAGCAATGACAGTATAAATTGGTACAACTAAGTGCTGTAGCCTCCGAAACCGTAGCTCCACTTGCCCCACATCCACCGCATTCCATGACAGCCCATTTTGTGGCATGTTTATTGCAGCGAACTTTACAAGTATATGTCATCACGCATAATCGTGAGTCTGAAGACAACCTTGCTCTTGTATACGAAGTGCGGGTGGTTTGACGTTTCAGACTGCTTGGGAAGCATATGACAGACTGAGACACGGACATACATCGAGGTTTGGCATTCCAGGTCCCGATCTGCCGCATTAGAAGTCTCGATCCAACAAAGTCGATCATTAATGTTCTACGTGATTACGTCATCCAATCATAACATCATATCATGATCATTCAGCATTACTCTGTCTATATCTCCAAACACGCTGCTGGTAGACATTGTGCTGTACGGCTGCGTTAGTAGGGTATCACACGTCTTCATCAAGAGTTCATATTGTACTCACTCAAGTACCGCCAGTGAAACACAACGTTTGAATGGTATGTCCGGTGGCCAGGCGTCGAGTAACAGATGCACCGCTGGCTGTGACTTCTGTGGCACCACCGGAACTTGTGGTAGTGGTCTATAGTTGGTATCGGTTGGGGTATCTGTACCAGGTCGGGATACAGTCTCTGAGGGATCATCTCATCAAGTATAGTGGCTTCAGCAGGTATCAGAGGTATCAGCAGGGGTGTCGTAGATATCAGCAAGTGTAGCGACTAGTGCCAGGCACCGTTGGGGAGGGGAGTGCGAGTGCAAAACTGTGAGAGTGAAAAGAGCCCTTATACCTAAAGGCAGACAAGGTCGGGCACAagtcacaaacacaaactgTGGTCAGAGGGTCAAATCGATAATTTTGAGAATCTCACTGGCCTTGGCCTGGAACCCGGACATCTGGGACTCGGTCTCCTGGCCATGCGACTCCAGCTTCGCAGCGTGTCGGTCGACAGtctcctggatctcctTATAGCCCACAATTCGGGCCTTTCGAAGCTCCACGAGACGGTTGATCAGGGAAGCTGCCACCTCGGCCAGTCGAGTTCCTTCAGCCTGCCAGTCGTCAAAGGAAATGTTGTTGAACCGCTCCACACGTGCCAGCTCCTGGAACTGGGCGTGAGGGACGACAGTGTCGATCAGAGTCTCCTTGACCCGAGCCATGTCGACCTTGTCGGAAAACTCGGCCACAGAGAGGTCCTTTTCACAGCCCACATAGGGTGGAACCTCCTGGATGTGCACAGGTAGCTCTGAGAAGAGAGATGCCGCCGTAGCTGACTGTTGCACCGGGTGGGTTGGAGAGCCACCATTGTTGTCGTGCTTGGTCGAGTCAAAAGCAACTTTTCGAGCCCGTCGCTCTTCCTGAGTTAGTCGCCATCAAGACATATTCCGAAAACCCCCACCATACTCACCTTTTCCCTgtccttttccttttccttctctcgtCGTCGAcgctccttgtccttgtcatCACCTCGTGATTCTCCTCGTGATTCGCCCCGAGACTCTCGTCGTTCGCGCTCCCTGCGTTTTGCTTCCTTGCGCTTCTCGCGCTCAGGATCAGCCGTCTTTTCCTTTTCACGGCGTTCCTTTCGTCGGGCCTCCTTTTCGGCGGCTAGCTTCTCGGGCGACGATGGTACCTTTTCGGCGTCAACGTTAGCGACCTCCTTGGCTCTGGTTTCGTCCATGGTGACAAATCGAGACTGTTTCGTGATGTTGTGGCGTTTTTTCGTATGTAGCacaaatactgtagtggtGACTAAGAGATTATCAGGCTCGAGACGCGTCGACACAAGGAAATGGGTTGGGAGACAAAGAGAATAAGGTTCTAACGCGGCTAATATATTCATTGTTTAGCCGCGTATCTACATACACCGTGCATAAAACCTGCAATTGGTAAGCCATGACACACCAGTTAGTAGAGGAATCGTGGTTGTGCACTACGCAGGTTGAGGACTGTCGGGTTAGGGAACGTATACTATTTTGGTATATTTGGGTGATATTTCGATAGCTCTGTAGGTCCCGCGCATCTTTATGCCCGTTGAAATTGCGGAACGGAGATATAAGGTGGGCAAAAGTGTTACTGTATTTTGATCCCGCTCTGCATGTCTCGAATCATATCTGGAGTTATAAGGAGCTTGGTTTGGCCTCCAAGTTTCTTTTAGATCAGATAATCTTGTCTTCCTCGACTTCCTCGACTTCCTCGACTTCCTCGACTTCCTCGACTAGCAATGGCAACAAAGGGCATTGAAGTGAATGAGCTGGCCCTCGAGAGTCCTGCTCAAAAGAGCCCTGTGTCTGAACAGGACCTTCACAGTAGCCCAGTGTTTTCTGAAAAGCACATCCAGACACACACAGTCGACGGCATCGAATTAGATACCCCTCCTACACCTCCACAGACGCATCGCAATGTACAGGGTCGGCCAGAGGTGTTCTCATCCACAATTGTGGAAATACTCTGCATCTTTCTTATGGCTCTGGCTACCATGCTGGAGTCCATTTCCATTGGGGCTCTTCTAGTAGCCCTTGAGGACGTGTCTGCTGCCTTCAAGGTCGATGGAGGAGAGCTTTCCTGGACTCTGTCTGCTTTTTCCCTCGGTACCGGCTCGTCTCTTCTCATTATGGCAGGTATCGCAGACGCTTTTGGACGTAAGAAGGTGCTTCTTGCAGGCTATGGAGTGTTTGCTCTGACATCTCTCATTTCGGGGTTTGTCAGAAACGACATAGCGTTTGATGTTCTAAGAGGACTTCAGGGTCTGGCTACCGgtgctgctgttcctgCTGCTATCGGTATCCTTGGCTCTCTCTACCGAAAGCCCAGCCGACGAAAGAACTACGCCATGGCCTGTTTTGCAGCAGGCGCACCTATCGGGTTTGTTTGTGGACTTGTCATTGGCGGAATATGTGCCGAGTTCATTGGCTGGAGAGGTATCCTCTTCTTTCTAGCCATCATCTACGCTATTGCATGTATCGGAGTCTTCTTCGTGGTCCCTGCTGACGCGCCTCTGACTCTCAAAGAGGCTAAAGAAAAGATGCTTGTACAGGATTACGGAGGAGCGTTCCTCTGCCTCACAGGCTTcactctgtttgtgtttgcaATGACACAGGCCGATGCGGCTCCTGAAAAGTGGAACACGCCCTACATCATTGCTCTCATCGTTCTTGGGGGCGTCTTCATTGGGGTGTTCGTGGTGTACGAATGTTACGTTCCAACCAACCCCATCATGCCTCCTCACATCTGGAAATGTGTAGGCTTCCCCATTTGCATGGCCTGCTCAGCTCTGGGAATTTCCACCTTTCTGGGAACCAACCAATTCTTCATGACTATGTACTTCCAGAAGGTCAAGGGCACAGGACCCATTCTTACAACTGCTTACTTTGTTCCTATGGCCATTGCAGGGGTCTGTGTAAACATATTTGCAGCCATGACTCTCCACATCATTCCAGGGCGCATTCTCATGATCATGGCGCAGTGTGGTTTCCTAGGGGCATCTCTTCTCATGGCCTTCACGAAGCCCACAACCATCTTCTGGGCCCTCCCCTTTCCAGCAGAGATTCTGTCAGTTCTTGGTGCCGATCTGGTCTACAACGTGTCTACTCTTCTGACCATCAATTCAGTAGGTGAAGAGCTGCAGTCTAGAGCAGCCGGTatcttcaacaccatcaccatgCTGTCTGCTGCCGTGTCTCTCGGTGCCTCCAGTTCGATTGTTTCCACCAAGATcgtggacgagaagacaGCGACCAAGCAGGAGTTCAATGACGGGTACCACTACGCTTTCTGGTTCTCCGTTGCCTGTGCAGGGGCAGGTCTGATTCTCAGTTTCTTCTTGAAGCTGGGTGTgactggagg from Yarrowia lipolytica chromosome 1F, complete sequence carries:
- a CDS encoding uncharacterized protein (Compare to YALI0F06886g, some similarities with uniprot|Q7SEL7 Neurospora crassa NCU02795.1), with translation MNILAALEPYSLCLPTHFLVSTRLEPDNLLVTTTVFVLHTKKRHNITKQSRFVTMDETRAKEVANVDAEKVPSSPEKLAAEKEARRKERREKEKTADPEREKRKEAKRRERERRESRGESRGESRGDDKDKERRRREKEKEKDREKEERRARKVAFDSTKHDNNGGSPTHPVQQSATAASLFSELPVHIQEVPPYVGCEKDLSVAEFSDKVDMARVKETLIDTVVPHAQFQELARVERFNNISFDDWQAEGTRLAEVAASLINRLVELRKARIVGYKEIQETVDRHAAKLESHGQETESQMSGFQAKASEILKIIDLTL
- a CDS encoding uncharacterized protein (Compare to YALI0F06908g, weakly similar to uniprot|Q08902 Saccharomyces cerevisiae ORF YOR378W probable aminotriazole resistance protein) — translated: MATKGIEVNELALESPAQKSPVSEQDLHSSPVFSEKHIQTHTVDGIELDTPPTPPQTHRNVQGRPEVFSSTIVEILCIFLMALATMLESISIGALLVALEDVSAAFKVDGGELSWTLSAFSLGTGSSLLIMAGIADAFGRKKVLLAGYGVFALTSLISGFVRNDIAFDVLRGLQGLATGAAVPAAIGILGSLYRKPSRRKNYAMACFAAGAPIGFVCGLVIGGICAEFIGWRGILFFLAIIYAIACIGVFFVVPADAPLTLKEAKEKMLVQDYGGAFLCLTGFTLFVFAMTQADAAPEKWNTPYIIALIVLGGVFIGVFVVYECYVPTNPIMPPHIWKCVGFPICMACSALGISTFLGTNQFFMTMYFQKVKGTGPILTTAYFVPMAIAGVCVNIFAAMTLHIIPGRILMIMAQCGFLGASLLMAFTKPTTIFWALPFPAEILSVLGADLVYNVSTLLTINSVGEELQSRAAGIFNTITMLSAAVSLGASSSIVSTKIVDEKTATKQEFNDGYHYAFWFSVACAGAGLILSFFLKLGVTGGDEKLEDEESE
- a CDS encoding uncharacterized protein (Compare to YALI0F06842g, similar to uniprot|P25621 Saccharomyces cerevisiae YCR028c FEN2 high affinity H+/pantothenate symporter) — protein: MNWLRKIRVFIWGEYKSTAEEEHLLRKIDWFVLSFCCLMYFTNYLDRANLSNAFVSGMREDLQMYGRELNIANTLFTVGYTVGMIPNNLALQVFKPRYYFPFCTMAWGLLTLGTYAVTTYKQIYAIRFFQGFFEASTFVGTHFILGSWYSGKELAKRTAIFTSSGLIGTLFSGFLQSAVFKGLSGKGGLAGWRWLFIIDAIITFPVALYGFIFFPDTPATTQAFYFDEKERQMSVMRLPPRPDTKLDWTVVKRVLGRWHFYMFGLLWGIAGEVESPPANNLFGQYLKASGWSVIESNRYPMGVSGVGVVATVVAASYVDQTGKHWHVGVAAGLVGIVSTVLVLVNRTPTVFAGYYLCGCVYMVQAAFFAWANVVTANDKEERSVVLASMNMISNATNAWWMVVFYGADTAPEFRLGMWAMLAVSIALIGWVSLVRWLQLREDKRVDLHGSGDESTSTDCGDHEEYGSKATRLDSLPPAVRCRSRDVSAF
- a CDS encoding uncharacterized protein (Compare to YALI0F06864g, some similarities with DEHA0F23969g Debaryomyces hansenii IPF 6250.1, similar to Saccharomyces cerevisiae PSP1 (YDR505C) and YLR177W; ancestral locus Anc_1.55); this encodes MEDDSAVAMDDKQFEEALPPSLRSGGLSAVSSRRPSYVSEFSSRPKLGSQQSFERTPMDFLGWQSQNGSAHNNNNNNNNNNTANTNASTATANNVGTPVTSHADAFAEPLTSTSSYPFVAKPAFDVDRWLDEKGEGNQQRPRADSKTGLFPQGWNIWAHGDKDSPSGKGHAHTNSSDLAPIGTGSPQSVHPVLARTKFQRSLSVSLSRDDDADVLAEQVQRMNLQQRQQFDRPFGKVWHDQQQQQNSPQQHSPQQSQKSAALPPHMQQQQPESRRHSYAAPGVQTVSAGVPHNLSQSDAQDNSALLTHIQQAETGRDVESYFDDKPRDKDLAQELLQKELEQRERDHVKDAMPSRKLYLVRFKGGRTDVFFVPEASNLVVKTGDLVIVDADRGRDLGKVTRDNVTSEEATQMKLKQQQEQMAVLQQTTEPDANSLPANSSLVVPKQILRFAQANEIQQLQSKKMDEDKALKLCNLKVSERGLNMKILNAEYQWDRRKLTFFYYSDSRIDFRDLVRELFRVYKTRIWMCAVNPNSTTSFSPGISEVAIHTDDKQSKQTQQTQHNQHNQHQQTQQQHQQHQQQSKTPVQHQQPQGQSPHVSHQAGFQGSPSRQLNGHAHGATHGHPQTGQPGHPQPGQAPFSYQGPPGGPWDYQYMYEQRPSYLVNGMYTQGYPNYNYGGFQ